The DNA segment TTGTTCTCAGTAATTGCTTATGTCACTGGCTGAATATCGCGACCAACCCCTGTGGTTGCGAGCGATCTCTACCTGAAAGGATAACGCTAATGTTGTTACGTCGAATCATAGTTACCTGCCTCGCCCTTATCAGTTTTTCTACTTTTGCTGCCGATAAAAGTTATCAAGATATAGTGCTAAAAACCTATCCAGATCAACAGCAAACCTCCTTAAAAAACATCGCTGGCGATAAACCGATTTACCTTAAGTTTTGGGCTACCTGGTGTCTGCCATGCATGGAGCAAATGCCGCATTTTGAGGAATTGCAGAAAAAGTATCAGGACAAGGTCAATATCCTCGCCCTGAATATCAATATCAACGAAGAACAACCTAAGATTGCCGAAGTCATCTCCCGTTTCGGTCTGACTATGCCAGTCTGGCTGGATAACGAGGGCGAATTGGGTGTGGCCCTAGGCTTGGTCGGGACGCCCTATAGCGTGTTAATCAATCGCGCAGGCGAGGTGGTTTACACTAGCCATGAGTCGGATGTGAACCTCGATAAATTTATCGATATGTTGGCCAATGGCCAAGAGCTCAGTGCACAAACCACTGATGCGCCAAGCCCTGAACAAGCGGCTAAGTTGCTGAAACCTTGGGAGCAAGGTGAGCATTTACTGTTTTTTACCGCCACTTGGTGTGATTGGTATTTGGCAGAGAGCCGTCCTGAAATGTCTAAGGCCTGTGTTGCCGCCCAGAAAGATTTAGACAAGCTAGCGCAACAGCTTCCGAATAAAGCCTGGCATGGGGTGGTGAATCATCTGTGGACCGACGATAAAGCCCTCGCCGATTTTAAACAGCTCTATCCTTCACGCGTCGATTTCAGTATCGATGAGTTAGGTGTGCTGTTTAATCACTTTAGTATCCGCAACATCCCGACATTACTTTGGGTGAAAGACGGTGAAGTCATTGAGCGTATTACCGATTTTAGCCAGCCAGAGAAAATTGTCGCTAGGCTCAAGGCCGCGCCATAGGGATTTTCAGCCATTTGGCCTTCGAGACATTCGAAGGCCTTTGGGGATGCCAGCAGCACTGATACACTACTCACGCTTTAGTTAAATGTCGTTGCCCATGGAAAGCACTGCGCAATAAACTGGCTCACAGAATGGGGAACACTCAAAGGCTGGTTGTTGCTTGGCACTCTGCCGAGTTTTCCACCTTGTTGTTGGATTCTATTGTGGGAGTATGTGGATGGCACAGATTATCAGTAATGCTGCGGTGGGTCGTACCCTATTGATTTTATTGCTGTGTGCTGGTGTTTTCTTTTTTATCGATTTTTTAGTTCCCGCCTTGGCCGCCCTGATCGTCTGCTTCTCCAGTTGGCCGCTGTACCAAAAATTAATGGCTAAATGCGGTGGTCGCTCGGCGTTGTCTGCCACAATCGCGTTAGTCTTGATTATTGTTGGGCTTATCACGCCGCTGATTTTTGTATTTTCCTATGCATTGCAAGAGATTCGAGCCTGGGTTGAGTGGCTGGTGTATGCCAACCAGCATGGCGCTCCCGTGCCGCTGTGGATTAAGGATTTACCTTGGATTGGCGAGTGGCTTACCCTGCAATGGCAGCAGTTTATCGGTGAACCCCATGAACTGGGCAAGATAGTCAGTGCCATTAGCGGTCAGAATCTGAGTGGTATTTCCCGCTGGGTACTGCAATTGGGCTGGAATACCTTAGGTCTGCTGCTGACCCTGCTGTTTATGCTGATCACCTTGTTTTTCTTATATAAAGATGGCGAGTCGGTGGCTAAACAGCTGGATATTGTTGGCGAGCGCATTCTTCCTGCCCGCTGGCATCGATTCTCCCGTGTGGTGCCTGCGACTGTGAGTTCAACCGTTATCGGCATGACGCTTATCGCCATCGGCGAGGGCATAGTGTTGGGGATTGCTTACTGGATTGCCGGCGTGCCTTCGGCCGTGGCCTTTGGGGTGTTGACCGCGTTTATGGCCTTAGTGCCCGGCGGCGCGCCAACCATGTTCACTTTGATTTCATTGTATTTAGTCGGCACCGGCGATATGACGGCGGGTGTGGGCTTATTTCTCTGGGGCAGTATCGAGCTGTTTATTGTCGATAAAACCCTGAGACCTAATCTGGTTGGCGGGCCAATCAAATTACCTTTCCTGCCGACCTTCTTCGGACTGATTGGCGGGGTGAAAACCATGGGGTTTGTTGGCCTGTTTGTCGGCCCGGTATTGATGGCGTTGCTGATTGCTATCTGGCGCGAGTGGTTAAGGGATGAGCCTGATCATACGCTGGTAACCGAATCCCTTGGATCCCCAAGGGAGCAAGGTCAGTCAAGCTAGAGCTGAGTGAGCGCTTGTTTACGCTCTTCGGTGTAATACCACCAAGGTTTAGGATCGTCACCCGCCATAAAGCGGGTGACAGATATAAACACATCCAGCATGCAGGGATCGTGGATTTTCCAAGTTAAACTATTGATACGTGAGTACATTTCGTAGGGGTCTTGCCCTAACAGTTGTTCTGGGCTCTCGATGCCGAGTAATCGTAAATCTGCTGCGCAGGCCTTACCAATATTGGGTAAATCCGTTAATCGCTTTACCTCGTTGCGCACTACCTTTGCTGGATTCATCTATTAGCCCCATCTCTAGCCCCTATGACTATGAGTTTACCTCTTGCTCCCACTTTAGTCAGGCATTCAAGCGACAACACTGGTTGTTTTGGGCTCTGCAAAGCGTTGCTGTACTTCTAGTACCTGCGCTTTGCACTCGATAAAGGCGCGAGTGAGTTTAGGATCAAACTGAGTGCCAGCATTTTCTTCAATATAATCAAATGCCTTTTGTGTACTCCAGGCCACTTTATAGGGACGGTCTGAGGTGAGTGCATCGAAGACATCGGCGATGGCGGCAATGCGGGCACTTAAAGGAATTTGCTCACCCGCGAGTCTGTGGGGATAACCTGTTCCGTCCCAACGTTCGTGATGATAGAGCGCGATCTCCTTGGCGAGGGATAACAGCGGGTCATCGTCATCACCGAGGATCTGCGCGCCAAAGGAAGCGTGTTGCTGCATTTGGCGTCGCTCATCATCGGTTAATTTTCCCGGCTTAGACAGGATCGAATCTGGGATGCCGATTTTACCAATATCGTGCATCGGGAGCGCGGTAAAATACATCTCACACCAAGCTTGGGAATCACACACATATTGGGCCAAAATGCGGCCGTAGTGGCTCATCCTAGTAATATGTAGGCCCGTTTCGTTATCGCGATACTCCGCCGCCAGTCCCAGTTTTTGGATAATTTTATGGCGAGTCAATTCCAACTCTTGTGTCCGTTGCTGCACTAGGGCTTCGAGCTGCCTTGCTTGATTACTCAAGGCTAAATGGGTTTGAGTGCGTACCTTGAGTACCGCAGGGCTAATGGGTTTGGAAATATAGTCCACGGCACCGAGTTCAAAGCCGGTTTGCTCGTCTATGGTATCGGTTTTGGCGGTCACAAAGATCACAGGGATCTTGCTGGTGATGGGGTCACGCTTAAGCCTACGACAGGTCTCGAAGCCATCCATCTCAGGCATCATCACATCGAGTAATATAAGCTCTGGGAGGGGATGGGTGCTGGCCAGTTTAAGCGCCTTTTCACCTGAGGTTGCGGCGCGGATCGTGTATTGATCTGACAAGATCCCGTGAATAATCTGGATATTATCGGGTGTATCATCCACCACTAATAATATGGGTTTAGTGACAAGTGAAGTCATGGTTTCGCCTCTACTGAGTCGGTTGGTTTCCCGTATTAATCCGGTGGCGAGACTGAGAAAACCCCAATTCGTCCCCGTTAATGCCAGTGCCAAACTAGGCGGGTAGTGCTGCTTAATTCCATGAAAGTGTTTTATAACAATATGAAAATCATCATAAAATTATGATGGCTATGTTTTCATCGTTCAGGTTATATGATGGCGGTAGCTATGAGCTTGACGGAAAATAAGATAACGGATTTAACAGCTGGTTAAATCTTGTTCTGACCAGATAATAACCCAAAAAAATGTATCATGTTGTATCTTTTGATCTGTTTTGTTCACACTTTTAGGGATTAATGCTTTTTAGTGTGAGTGGTTTTTTCTACAATTACTGCCTGTTTTATGAGCTAAGGTGCCATTGGCCTCATGGATCAAATGGCCAAGCCTGTTCCATCCATTACCTCGGGTTCAATTGAATCCACAGTGTTTTAGCGTTCGCATTTCGTCTGTTCTCATTCTTAAGTACACCATTCATACCAGCGGGACGGTAAGAAACTTAACCTAAGAGGAAAAGTTATGGCCGTTTTTGGCATTCTTTCGGGTCGTTTAGATAAGGCCATTCGACACATCTTTACGGCCATTGGCGGCCAGCGTCAAAGCGTAAAACCTAGCGTGCGAGTTATCTCCTCGCTGGGGTATTTTGCCTGTCTCTTGAGCCTGTCGGCGTCTTTACTGTGCTTATGGCCAAATACGGTTGCTGCCAATGAGATGTCACAGCAAGAGCATCGTCAGGCTTTATCCCAATTGACGCCGGCGCAAAAACTCGCCCATAGCCATAGGGTGAGTATGATTTTGGAGGCGGATAGACCCTTTTGGAATCAAGTCGCTAAGTTTGCCAAGATTGCGGCCATGGATCTTAATATCCAGCTCGACATCGTCTACGGCGATAGCACGCCGGAAACCTTACTCGCTCTGGGGCGTGAGGCGATAGATAACGCCGTTGCTGGGATTATTTTTGTCCCTATCTTAGGTATGGGGCAGGACCTCTTAGTGGAGGCTAAACGCAACAATATCCCTGTCGTGACCATTAACTCCGAATTTGCCCAAAGCTCATTGGCCTTAAG comes from the Shewanella mangrovisoli genome and includes:
- a CDS encoding helix-hairpin-helix domain-containing protein → MNPAKVVRNEVKRLTDLPNIGKACAADLRLLGIESPEQLLGQDPYEMYSRINSLTWKIHDPCMLDVFISVTRFMAGDDPKPWWYYTEERKQALTQL
- a CDS encoding AI-2E family transporter encodes the protein MAQIISNAAVGRTLLILLLCAGVFFFIDFLVPALAALIVCFSSWPLYQKLMAKCGGRSALSATIALVLIIVGLITPLIFVFSYALQEIRAWVEWLVYANQHGAPVPLWIKDLPWIGEWLTLQWQQFIGEPHELGKIVSAISGQNLSGISRWVLQLGWNTLGLLLTLLFMLITLFFLYKDGESVAKQLDIVGERILPARWHRFSRVVPATVSSTVIGMTLIAIGEGIVLGIAYWIAGVPSAVAFGVLTAFMALVPGGAPTMFTLISLYLVGTGDMTAGVGLFLWGSIELFIVDKTLRPNLVGGPIKLPFLPTFFGLIGGVKTMGFVGLFVGPVLMALLIAIWREWLRDEPDHTLVTESLGSPREQGQSS
- a CDS encoding HD-GYP domain-containing protein codes for the protein MTSLVTKPILLVVDDTPDNIQIIHGILSDQYTIRAATSGEKALKLASTHPLPELILLDVMMPEMDGFETCRRLKRDPITSKIPVIFVTAKTDTIDEQTGFELGAVDYISKPISPAVLKVRTQTHLALSNQARQLEALVQQRTQELELTRHKIIQKLGLAAEYRDNETGLHITRMSHYGRILAQYVCDSQAWCEMYFTALPMHDIGKIGIPDSILSKPGKLTDDERRQMQQHASFGAQILGDDDDPLLSLAKEIALYHHERWDGTGYPHRLAGEQIPLSARIAAIADVFDALTSDRPYKVAWSTQKAFDYIEENAGTQFDPKLTRAFIECKAQVLEVQQRFAEPKTTSVVA
- a CDS encoding TlpA family protein disulfide reductase gives rise to the protein MLLRRIIVTCLALISFSTFAADKSYQDIVLKTYPDQQQTSLKNIAGDKPIYLKFWATWCLPCMEQMPHFEELQKKYQDKVNILALNININEEQPKIAEVISRFGLTMPVWLDNEGELGVALGLVGTPYSVLINRAGEVVYTSHESDVNLDKFIDMLANGQELSAQTTDAPSPEQAAKLLKPWEQGEHLLFFTATWCDWYLAESRPEMSKACVAAQKDLDKLAQQLPNKAWHGVVNHLWTDDKALADFKQLYPSRVDFSIDELGVLFNHFSIRNIPTLLWVKDGEVIERITDFSQPEKIVARLKAAP